In a single window of the Nicotiana tomentosiformis chromosome 8, ASM39032v3, whole genome shotgun sequence genome:
- the LOC104113492 gene encoding protein ROH1A: MPMTDNQGSFLNRISIRRNQVSNMENNHEQDLEDLELFQKHVADRFSDLLPNDPSSTTDSPAKDQSPLLSISWFRKLLDVFLCCEAEFKALVLIGRDPVQFSKPPLDRLVPDILERSIKSLDICNAVTHGLELVRHWQKLAQIAVTAFEQKPMGDGQVRRAKKALNTLLTSMMLDDKENNYHAKAAERTWSFGRRSGGGGGAGNNNKDRTNGTFRSMSWSVAKSWSASKQIQAMASNLVAPRGGEPTGLAVPIYAMGTIFVFVMWALVAAIPCQERTGLLTHLPLPRNLNWGQAFIALQDKIAEEWKKKEKKGTTGLLDEMQKMEKVAQNLVDFAENFQFPLEEEKLEEVAAQVAEMAEICRKMGEGLAPLQQQIREVFHRIVRSRAEVLDVLDQIGKMSTPVPY; encoded by the coding sequence ATGCCGATGACGGATAATCAAGGATCATTCCTTAATCGGATAAGCATTCGCCGGAATCAAGTTTCCAATATGGAAAATAACCATGAACAAGACCTAGAAGACCTTGAACTTTTCCAAAAACACGTAGCTGATCGATTTTCCGATCTTTTACCAAACGACCCTTCATCTACTACAGATTCTCCAGCAAAAGATCAATCACCTCTCCTCTCAATTTCATGGTTTCGTAAATTGCTCGATGTTTTCCTATGTTGTGAGGCTGAATTTAAAGCCCTTGTCCTAATTGGACGTGACCCTGTTCAATTTTCGAAACCTCCATTGGACCGTCTTGTTCCTGATATCTTAGAACGTTCGATCAAGTCTCTTGATATTTGTAATGCTGTGACGCACGGGTTAGAACTCGTACGTCACTGGCAAAAGTTAGCTCAAATCGCTGTTACAGCGTTTGAGCAAAAGCCAATGGGCGACGGACAAGTGAGACGCGCGAAAAAGGCGCTGAACACGTTGCTTACATCAATGATGTTAGATGATAAAGAGAATAATTATCACGCAAAAGCTGCTGAGCGCACGTGGTCATTTGGCAGGcgtagtggtggtggtggtggtgctgGGAATAATAATAAAGACAGAACTAACGGAACGTTTCGTTCCATGTCGTGGTCCGTGGCAAAATCGTGGTCCGCTTCGAAACAGATTCAGGCTATGGCCTCCAATCTCGTTGCGCCACGTGGCGGTGAGCCAACGGGGTTGGCGGTCCCGATTTATGCTATGGGCACGATTTTCGTGTTCGTTATGTGGGCCCTAGTGGCGGCGATTCCGTGTCAGGAACGGACAGGTCTGTTAACACATCTTCCATTGCCGAGGAATTTGAATTGGGGACAGGCTTTTATTGCACTGCAGGATAAAATCGCAGAGGAATGgaagaaaaaggagaaaaaggGAACGACTGGGTTATTGGATGAAATGCAGAAAATGGAGAAAGTGGCACAAAATTTGGTGGATTTCGCCGAAAATTTTCAGTTTCCGCTGGAGGAGGAGAAACTGGAAGAGGTGGCGGCGCAGGTGGCGGAGATGGCGGAGATATGCCGGAAAATGGGGGAAGGGCTAGCGCCGTTGCAGCAACAGATTAGGGAAGTGTTTCACAGGATTGTAAGGAGCAGAGCTGAAGTCCTTGATGTTCTTGATCAAATTGGTAAAATGTCAACACCAGTTCCATAttga